The genomic interval CATGTTGTGATGCAGATACTCACAGAGTAAGCAAGTCACTAGTGCACCTTGATCAAACAAAATGACCCCTTTAGTCTTAGAAACTGAAGAGTGTTCCATAATGAAACGGGGgccataataataaaacaaaggCAGTCATTGAAATGTCGATTTCGCTTATCTAGTATGTCGTATTCATTCATTGAGAACATCTGTGCcatacctttttttatttattttttattggcactgggtgtccgagaacaaagtcccgactaattgCGGGGGTGCGCAGGCCCTCGgaaaggagtttcctgcaagtgcaccttgaGTAATTTAAGGGGAAATTCTCTCAGTTTGATGGCCCtgagaaattgtttgcacccaagaggattcggATTTTGGGAGAAACCAGCTAATAGTCCTGGGTGCCTTCCCCATCCTACTGAAGAGTAATCCACAGTAGCAGTGGGGTAGAAATGTTGATTGTTAACTGGTTTTATGAAACAATatataccaccaagaccaaggcccttaccacttgagccaacccttagGGTTAGTCATACCTAAATTGATCTTAAAGCTACTTTAAGCACCATCTTAGTTATTCTCCTTACTGCTATCAAGGGGCATGGCAGAGGTGTCAACCGGCTAAATGGCTTCGTTGACTTCCTACCATTATGTCCTAACGGTTTGCTGCCTGTTTACCTTAAGCATAATAATTCTAACACTAAGGTATCCAAGAGATGTCATTTTTAAATGGGATAATTTCCTCATCTGTCCCTGGGGTCTGACCTTGTGATAAACTAATCCCTAGAGTACAAGGAAATTaattccctccatttttttttttaaatggttgaACATATGGAATTTCCATACATCACATCACACCAATCTTGTGCGGACATGTGTCCAAATTTCGGGTATGATGCCACATTAGCAGAAAccattacaaatttcaaatcaataGAACTATGAAAActgaatttaagattttaaaaaataataaatttaaaaatagcgAGTGAAGCTCCCCCCGGGTGGTGAGTGACTGCTCCAGTTGATACTTGACAGGAGCATCAATTTGTTAAATGGAGGCTACCCCAAggagtaaaaataattttttcgtaCACCAGCACCTACTTTGTCACCAGGGCAAACCCCAGGGACTGATGGATGAATTTTCCATATTTAAGTAAACCTTGGATCAGTATGCATGTTATATCTTCTCATGCAATTTCCAGAAATATAAGGACAAAGAATGACCAGCAATAATTTTAACATTGTTCATTCTGCAGAAGCGTACTTAATCACTACGGTGAAGTCCTTGGATTAGATCCTAAAAGGATTCCTGGAAATAATGCTAATGGTTACTTTGTGGAGGCATTTGCTAAAGCTTGGACTGAGTATAATAATCCCAGGTTAGATGAGAAAATAGTATCAGTTTCGTTTCTGCTGCAGCATTCACTGGGGTGTTTGTAACAGTGAATAAAATTTTACAGGGCTCTTGTTATGTTTGTGGTTCAGGCTGAAGAACGAAATATGTATGACCAACATTGGCTTTCTGCTGTTCTGAAAGAAAGATATCCTTTTCATGTGTATCTCAGACTCCTATGTGTAGAAGACTAGATGTGCCTCCAAGATATGATAAGGGTTGAAAATAAATACGACTTAGCATAATTACATCTGAGCTATTATATCGCGTGTCTTTGAACCTACATGGAACAGCATCAGAAAATCATACTTTCCAAATTGCTTTTACTTTTAACACtatatttttccatttccaTCCTATCAAGTGTTGGTATATCTTTGTTCTTTGTTTGGTAAGAAAGCCTTTTTACAGAGCCCAAAGAGCTAATTTCCTCAGCTTTCTAACACATATAACATTACGGCTATTCGGAAAACAATGGCAGAAATTGATGCAGAAGCAGAACTTCTTTCGGATGGAACACTTCTAGTGTATGTAGCCTTATGCCTTGTAGTATTGATTTCTCTCATCTAGATTTAATGCTTTACTTTGTCATATTTCTGACTTTAATACACCAAAGCTTTCCATTTAAAGGGGTGGCAAAGCAATTGCAGTCATTTATTTCAGAGCTGGGTATAAACCAGATGATTATCCCTCAGAATCAGTAAGCATTTTTGCTCATTTTCCTGCTGCTCAAAATGATGGCTCTTGTGGTGTCTGTAATGTGATTTTTCCATCCTCATTCCAAATTGGTTTGTAGGAATGGAGAGCTAGGCTACTTATGGAGCAGTCATCTGCCATCAAGTGCCCATCAATATCGTATCATTTAGCTGGCACCAAGAAGATTCAACAAGAACTTGCAAAGCCAGATGTACTTGAGAGGTATTGCATGATTACCACTTGTTTAAAGTCAAAGTCATTTTTGGATTTTACTTGGTGCTTTTGGAAGCAATAGTAAAACTATTTTGTTTCTAACGGCTAAAAAAATGGTCAATAACTAGGTTGAGCAAATCATTTTCAGGTGAAGATGTGATGTGCTGTTGAGAGGGTATTATTTTGTGACCGAACTTTTATCAAAAGCAGGAGggattttaacttatttgtgggattcaaatcatgaaattatttatatggtttacCATCTAAAATTGGAAAGTAGTACTTTTATTTCTCTTGCATATATTTCCTGAAAAGTTTTGGCTGgaattacttttataattttatttcccTTTCATATACATCCTCAAAACTGTGGCTCGtttcttttttgtaaattttgtcaGAAGAACAAGTTTGCTCCTGTTTTCTCCCTATAAAGCTTTTGGTTCTCCGCAGGTTTCTTGACAATAAAGAGGACATTGCCAAACTACGGAAATGCTTTGCTGGATTGTGGAGCTTGGATGACCCGAATATTGTAAAAGAGGCAATTGAAAGACCTGAGTTATTTGTCATGAAACCCCAAAGAGAAGGCGGAGGTCTTATAGTTCACACTTCGCAAACTCAACTCTGCTATTCTTTCCTTTAATATCCTTATGTAGATGATTTATCATTCTACTTCAGGAAACAATATCTACGGTGCTGACGTGAGAGAAACCCTTCTGAGATTGCAGAAGGAAGGGACCGATGGAAGTGCTGCTTACATTCTTATGCAAAGGATATTCCCAACTGTTTTCCAGACATTTTTATTGCGGAATGGAATTTGTCACCAAGATAATGCCGTATCAGAACTCGGTATATATGGTGCTTACTTAAGGTACATTGGCTTGGCAGTTATCCAATGGAAGACCCCTAACCTGCCAAGTGTAGCATATAGGGATCTATTTAGATGTACATATATTTCTTCTCGGAAATCACTATTTTATGTATCCATTCTGCCAATTGGTTTTCTTacccccattttttttttcctttcgcaCTAAATTAGCACTGCCTAAGGCATGTTTGTTACATAAGTTCATTTGCAAATCACTTGACAATCTTGGACTGGGATGTGCAGGAACAAGGACAAAGTGATCATGAATGACCAATGTGGTTACTTGCTGCGGACAAAGACATCTTCATCAGATGAAGGTGGTGTTGCAGCTGGATTTGCGGTCTTGGATAGTATATATTTGACTTGATGGAGCCTTCCTTTAAGTTTTCATCTCAATTAAACGTAAAGAATGTGTCATGATCTTGATATTGGATTGCGCATCAAATTGAGCGTAAAGCATCTCTTTTTCCCTTGGTGACAGTATTTGTGGGCGACTGTAGCTCTACATAAGTCTATCAGAAGACAGGGCCACAGGCCTTTTGGAACCTTAATAACAACGAACTGTGACactgaagttgaaaaaaaagttgaataaaatattgttagaatatttgttttgaaaGAAGTTGAAGTACTTAAAGTAGGAAGTTAAATTGAATGACAAAGCATGTCACTTGTGTTTATTGCAGGCataatagagaagaaaaaaagttcatTTGGCTGgcttggatagtgagatgagacaagatgattttaggtgaaagttgaataaaatattgttaaaatattttttttaatattattattgttttggaatttgaaaaaattgaattgtttattatattttatgtggacatttagaaaattataatgataagataagatgagatgaaacactttctgaatccaaacaaccTTAAAAACTTTGAATATGGAAAATGGCAGATATAGTCAAAGTGGAAGAAAGTTTCCAAAATAAAACCTAAGATTGCAAGCTAATGTAAATAATATGTTGTCTACCTTTttgatatgacataatttgatttgcaagaaaaattaaaaaattaaattttttacaaatcaatttCTGTCACATCAACCGCATGAATGGTGTGTTGTTCTCCATGCTGATATGGAAGTAGAATTATTCCTTTCAAAATATGTGATGACTGCTAATAAGGTGGCTACCGAGTACCTTGAATTGTGATACAAGTCAGTTACAAAATAGATTGTAAAATAGTTCTATTTGTATTACTTGATTTCTCATAATACAAACTTACAATAACTGCGCAATAGCTCAACTTCCAAGTTTCACAAGCAAATCTTGAAAAGCTATATTTTCTCAGGAATTGGCAATTTCTTCTTAGAGAATAACTATAATTACACTGCTACTAGCTGTCCCTGAGTAAAATATCGAGTAACATAGACACATCCCACATGGTGGTACCTATGCGGCACATCCACTCTGACTTCAAGCATATGTGTGGCCTTCCAAAACTGTTAATGACATCTAAATAAACATCCCTTCGTTGTATTAGAAGAACAACcgaagttttattttgaaaagtcaaaAAAGAAGAGCATATTTACTGCTGTTGATGTTATCTTCCCCTTCCTATATGGCACTCTGCACCACCAAGTTTGGATATACCAAGCTCCTGGTAGTAGTATGGTATTCCCTTA from Juglans microcarpa x Juglans regia isolate MS1-56 chromosome 4S, Jm3101_v1.0, whole genome shotgun sequence carries:
- the LOC121262393 gene encoding glutathione synthetase, chloroplastic; translated protein: MGAAYSSCSSLFLAFPTVTLYSSPITTSSQSYPRSKSKPKPFSSTIDKIRNTRFLEPVKIMAQTSFPCSGLAVKCGKVGEVENQEEGTTRKPMVDYHGIDQVLLDEMVYDALVWSSLHGLLVGDKSVERSGKVPGVGLVHAPSALLPMPFPENQWRQAVELTPIFSELVDRVSLDGKFLQESLSRTKKADAFTSRLLDLHSKMLEINKKEDIRLGLHRSDYMLDEQTKLLLQIELNTISCSFPGLSSLVTELHRSVLNHYGEVLGLDPKRIPGNNANGYFVEAFAKAWTEYNNPRALVMFVVQAEERNMYDQHWLSAVLKERYNITAIRKTMAEIDAEAELLSDGTLLVGGKAIAVIYFRAGYKPDDYPSESEWRARLLMEQSSAIKCPSISYHLAGTKKIQQELAKPDVLERFLDNKEDIAKLRKCFAGLWSLDDPNIVKEAIERPELFVMKPQREGGGNNIYGADVRETLLRLQKEGTDGSAAYILMQRIFPTVFQTFLLRNGICHQDNAVSELGIYGAYLRNKDKVIMNDQCGYLLRTKTSSSDEGGVAAGFAVLDSIYLT